The Myripristis murdjan chromosome 6, fMyrMur1.1, whole genome shotgun sequence sequence taactgtgtgtgtgtgtgtgtgtgtgtgtgtgtgtgtgtgtgtatgtgtggatgctTCTCACTCTGCCTACGGCACCGCTTCCTTTTGCAGGTCCCTGTGCGTCATCTCGGAGGCAGGTGGATGTTATTGAAAAAGTGCGTCAAAGCTGACAGTTGAGagaagcctgtttttttttttgttgttttttttttccctgtcatttgcagttgtttttgttcacaCAGTGCAGCGATGCCAGTTACAGATATTGAACTTTTAGATTCTGTGGCAGATTAATGAGACATGGAATGCAGTCAAGAGTACAAGGGCATCCCCTTGGAAATTGGAAGAATAATGACAGTGCCTTGCTCATTACTCAGGCTCTCAGTCagtcacttacacacacattttctttcttttccctctctccggCTCACTCTCTCTTATTTAGTAGCTCCTCTCCATGCACACGGAtactcacacaaacatcacGCTGCATGTAACTGGAGCTGGAAGCTGACACAAGATGCAGAGCGTGACTGAGGAGATGCTTCAAGCCGACAGGGCAATGCATCAAATGTATGCAGTGTGGCTGTAGGAATACGTAAAATAcgcccccccccctcgcccATGCAATGCAAATTCAGTCCATTTTTGTAGCTCTAATATAGAACTCTTTCATCATTTCTCCAGAGCCCGAATGTTCCCTGTTGAATAAAAACGGTTTCTTCTATGCCAGGCACGTGTTTGTCCTATGTGCTCCCTAGAAGTGAAAATGGTTTCCTGTTGCAGACTGACAGGGATGAGGGGTGTACAAGCTTCTTCAGACTATCTCTGTGGTAATGAGTTAGGTTACATAACTTGGCAGGGATTCCCCCTCTTCTCTGCAGAATGGCCCCTACTGTCTCACCTCTGCCTTGCTGCTGACAATAGAGGGGCTTTTTTTAAGCTTGTGTTGGACAAGGTTGTGCTGTGTATGCTTTTCCAAGAATCAAAGCACACAGTTATTCTTTAATGTCCTCTGCTCTGTCCACTCCTCCTCAACTCTGTTTCTGCATCGATGGAGGTCAACCTGCAGCCTGTGCTCATGCGATGAGtcataactctctctctcctcgtctctctctctctctctctctctgtctctgtcaggtgAGGGCTTTGAGCAGAGCCCCATCCGAAGGTCCTTTAAGTCAAAGGTTCTTGTCCACTAtcctgaaaacacagacaggaacCCCTTCAATAAAGATGCTGTCAATATGGTGAGATTTTttgattgtaatttttttccacGCAGTTGCCTAGAAAATGATAAGGACGAGAAGAGTTGCCCTGTTTTTTTAGGTCAGATGTTTTGTAATTATTCCAACCAGTCAAGATGAATAATGTTACAATTGAAAGGACAAAAAGTACAAgataaacaaaagcaacaaaatgtgCACTAAGACCACGCACTACTCTGTATCTTCCTGTTCTTTGTCCTGCACAGAATACAGGTCAGAATACAAAAgattttttctcttcctgtatGTTTTGTTGATTCTCAGACAAGCAGGTTAGGATAGACAAAATTTAAGAAACAGAAGAATTAACAGAATCAAATtgaaattaatcaaaattactGGACTTGCTTTATAAACAAGCTTTGACCAGCCTCTGAGAGGCATGAAAACACTTAATGTAAGGCTTTCTTTCATTTGTAGTCTCATTATATGCATGATATTATATGCAAACCACACTTGTTTTAATTTGCAATAGCAGTTATTGAGGTCATTGTGAAAGGCTAGTATTTAATTGTTTCTCCCACTGCCCCTATATTCTCAACCTTCTCCTATCCTTGTTCAtcattcctcttcttctcccatTTCTCAGCTCTGCATGCCGAGGGGTCTGGCCTTCCGTACGCAGGCAGACAGCCTTGAGCCTCAGTTCCACTCCTTCACTATTGCGAGTGACGATGGCACGCGCTCCTATGGCTTTGTCCACACCTTCTACGAGGAGGTGACAAGCGCTCAGATCACCACTGCCATGCAGACGCTTTTCCAGATGCATCATGTCGAGCACCattcctcctcttctgcctcctctccctcctcctcctcctcttcatctgccTCCTCGCCCTCCACCTCCAGCATGGACTCACTCGTAAGCAGCTTGGATGAGTCGGACGCTGAGTCCCTGGCTGGGGTATCTGGCTGCCTTGGCTGCGCAGGCTCCTTTGACCCGGCGCGGGACACCCTGTACGTGTCCAAAGCCCTCTGCCTCCTCACGCCTCTCCCCTTCCTTCAAGCTGCTCGGCAGTTCCTGTCTCAGCTGCACCAGGCTGTGACTTCACACACGGCCCCGCCCCTCCCTTTAGAGAGCTACATCCATAACATCCTGTATGAGGTGCCCTTGCCTCCCCCTGGCAGGTCCCTGAGGTTCCATGGGGTACAGGGGCCCATCATGTGCCAGCGGCCAGGCCCGGATGAGCTCCCACTTGGGGATTACCCGCTTGGAGAGGCGTTCTCCCTGCTGGGTGTAGACAACATGGTGCAGCTGCTTACCTGTGTACTTCTAGAGATGCAAGTCCTGCTCTACTCTCAAGGTAATCTTCCTTTATTCACTGTTGAAGGTATTGCATTTGATTGTTTGGAAGGCTCTCCTCAAGGTGATTTTGGAGATGATTTTATTCATGCGGTTATGTCCTTTAACTCACTTGTGTTTCTTGTTGCCGTAGATTATCAGCGTTTGATGACGGTGGCAGAGGGCATCAATACCTTGTTGTTCCCGTTCCAGTGGCAACACATCTATCTGCCCATCCTGCCTGCACCCCTGCATCACCTCTTGGATGCCCCTGTGCCATTCCTCATGGGTATCCAGCGGAGAGATGGCACTCAACGATCCTCCCTCCACTTGCCGCATGAGGTAGTGCACGAAACAAGTGTTTTATGTGTGCTTCATTTATAGCTTTTTGTTATGTTGCTGCCTCTAATATTAGAAGGAGCAATTTGGGATGCAGATATTTTACTCCACAACATAATACATTCCAATAAACATCCATATATAAAGATATAACAATGTTACATTCCACTGCAGCATTCTTCTAGCCTTTTCCTAATCCAGTCTGCATGAATAATAATGTATGCCCTGCCTCAGGCCAGGCAAACTCAGCGATGATCCAGCGCCTCAGAGCTCTTTGCCCCCTTTCTATAAATCCAATTCTCCATCCACACTGAACGATCACACTAAGCTGTATGAGCATCTCACTGCAGCGTCTTTGAAGTAGCTCTGCCCCAGAAAGGAGCCAGTAGAAGGAGGGCTGGGTGcgatgagaggaaaaacactgaGCATTGGTGTTCCAGAAAAATCTGACAAAGTGAATAATTAACATGAATTAGCAATCTGTGCTTATTGCTGGAAATGTGCAAGTCAATGTATGGGTGGTGAAttgcaaggaaaaaaagaagaagaaagggtaAAGCATTTTAATCACATAATGTGTGAATCTTTGCTGGAGCAATGGCAAAGTGCCTGTTGTGAGGTTCATGTCCTGTATAACACATCATGTGACCCACCACAGACATGGGAAATGGAGTGCTTTATCCTGGGACTTGCAGATGCCTCCATTGTACTCAGTGTGTTGACTGATTTGACTGCCCTGACTCTAATACCATGCAAAATCAGTCTAAATCATAAGTATATTTTATTATCGTTcttggtttctttctttcactctttttcatctttaaaacaaacaagcaatgGAAATACATGTTAACTAGTAAGAAAAAGGGAAGGATGGAGCTGCAGGGAGTAGGCTgttggagagtgtgtgtctgcagctgtcCATCCCACTGAACATCTCCCAGCTTCCCCTGGGGCACTGAACTGACTGTCAGAGGTCACTGTTGAAGGTTGGGTTGCTGCTGACTTGGCTGCTCACTACTGCTGCTTAGAGATGCAGTTTTATTATCAGTGCATATATTCTCCTTAAAGCAACAATCTGCTGTTCACTGCTCAGCACCTATTTAAAAAGCATAGTTTTGCagcaattttatttgtttgctggggtcaaaatcttgtttttctaaatgtgtttttttttctagtatttCCTCTGTGTAAGCGATAACAGAAATTGTTGATAATCCTTCACATGGTAATACATTTGAGTCTCTGAGAGCTTACAGTGGATAAATGCCAAGAATCCATTAATGCAATGTAAATCTCCTTCTCTGATCTTAATTGGATGTTTCTACACTTGCCCAATCTTACTAAAGCTTAACCACTTTGTCTGCATGAATTTAATAAGAGTCTGTATGCTGTGATGGGTGAAATTTACTCTGTTTATCTGTTGAGGGAGACAGTTGAGAAGTGGTTTTCGTAGCACCATTCAGGTACCACATCACCTgagctgtctgtttttttgtcggTTTTCCTCCCAAACAGGCCAACCTGTGTTTTGTGGACATTGACAACCACTGTGTGGAGGCACCTGAGGACCTTCCTTTGTTTCCAGACCAGACTGAGCTAATCCAGGAGCTGAGTGAGGTCCTGCTGCGTTTTGGCCTCCCTCCACAGGGCGGTGTCATGACTAAGCCTGTCACCACTTCCCCTTGCCTCAGCAGCCTGGTCCTGGAGGACCtgatggaggacaggaggaacGGCAACCTTGGAGGGGAGGAACTGGCTGTGCTTGAGAGGCTGCAGGCGCTGGCAAGGAGGTGTGGAGGACGAAAACTGTCAGACGGAGGGAAGACACTGGGACGTGTgtttgaggaagaggaggaagagctcaGGTCTGCAAAGATGAACATGCAGCTGAGGGAGGTGTTTGCCGGCCGTTTTGCTGCCATGTTTGGCAGATATGAGGAGTTTGTGATTCACAGCGCTCCTGATCTGGACTCCTGGTTGAGCAACCGAGAGGGAACATTCAGCTTTGACAAGGTACTCAAATAAATCTCCAAAGATCAGCCATTACAGTGTATGGACATATCCAGCCATATGCCTATCATGTCCAGATAGGACAGATATGATCTTCAGTCtgggtttttttgtgaaatatttacaatataaatGTGGTTTTGACTTTCAGGGCTCCTTCCTCTCTGTTCAGCCTGTGACTCACCTGCACTTTATGTCCCGCTTCCTGGAGACGGccatgttttcttcttttgtggATGGGAAGGTGATATCTCGCTGGGCAGATAGGGAACCTTTGCAGCAGCTGTTCGACAGCCGCCTGGTGAGGGAACGACTGTACGACACCGATGACGAGGATTCTCGCAACTGTCGCTACAGGAAGTGCACCGTGCTCTTTGAATCAGGTACTGTTAAAATAAAAGCTCAATCGGTGTGCTACATCCTGCATATTGTTGCAAAATAAGTTACAAGATAAATAGTTTTTTGCCTCAGGAAAGTGGTTGCTTTAAGTCTTTTTTCTCACCAGCAATGTTCTTATCCTTACCTGGTGGAACTTCCTTGAATTTTAATCTGGTGAATTTGATAATAAGTTAATTAATGAGGTGACTGGGCAGTTAAATCCCAGTACCTCTGCAGCTAGAAATGCTCCGCTCCTGGTCAGGGGTCTGATCTTACCAGAGCTTTCTCTTGTCTGTCGTCcatattctgtctctctctttgttcgCCCATTGTCTCAGTAAATAATacttcaacaaaacaaacaaaaaataataatgtcgATGGTGTTGTCCAGGGTTTATTCCCATAGTTTTTACTGTTCTTGTCTAATTTGGCTAACCTTCAGCTGCaactgattgtgaggttttacTCACTTCAGcacaaaattatgtttttatgtgaataaaaaaaaaagaatagtcAATAGTTCCTCATTTTAGAATTAAAATACATGTAGGAGTTCTTTCCAAAGTATCATTGCGGTCTCTTTCAACACACCCAGGTTTGCCATAAATACTGTAGTGGCACAGTTTTGTCATGAAAATTAATGTTTCTTGTGTGGAaagagccctttgctgcatctTCTGTCTAGGCGGTGACATCCATGATGAATAGGACTTTAATGTTggcatttaatttaaatattaaatgtaataatttttaataaattcaataaCCATGGgggtcatcttttttttttttttttaatcagtttttccGTCACATCATCACACTAAGCAGTAAATTGAGACCGCCACTGACTGAGACACAATACATATGTTATGATCACAGGGGGAACCAGATTTTGTAGAGGAAATCTGCCTCCATCTGCCACTTCTGTTTCGGTTTATATGCCGatgaaatcaacattttttgctcattttagaGAAAGGACCTTGCATAAACGCTGCTTAAGGGACCTCATTTACCAGAACAGTGAACTGTGCGAATACTAACTGATGcaaaatttgattacatttcAATTGCAGTTTGAGAAAGAATTGAAACACGAGGGGATGGGAGAGAATCTgatatgaggggaaaaaagagatggtagagtaagagaaagagagagggcgagaTGAAGGACAGGGGAGGGGGGTAAGCAGTGCATAAGAAGACAGAACATCGTGTCCTATAATGAGTGCCTCTAACTTTCTGCTTTGAAGTCCTTCCAAGCTTTGCAGTGACGGCACTGCTGTGCCTCTCAGCCTCTGTGTCTTTCCCAGTCTTTCACATTTAGACTTAGTCTCCTCATTTTAGTCAGAATTGCTTCATCTTTTCCCCCTCATATCAGTTACTTAAATTAATGTTCTGTATTTGCAGGCATTTACATGGTGTCTTTATCTTCCTTTTAAACCACATGAACAAATTTAGTTGATCTTGTTATCTTTGAATGTCCCCTTTACAGAGCATATTAActtatacaaaacaaacaaacagctgtcaGAACATATCAAGATGTTAAATCAAATTATATTATCATTTACTCATTTTGCCTATAGAGGACCTCAGTGGTGGCTTTAaccagtgtgttgtttgtgttgtgcagcCCAGGCCATCGAGCGCAGACTGCTGAAGGCAGACCATACAGCCATACACCCCCACCTGCTGGACATGAGGATCGGCCAGGGGCGTCACCAGCAGGGCTACTTTCCCAAGCTGCAGGCCGATGTTCTTGCGCAGGGTCAAAACACCAACAAGTCAGTCTACCCTTCCTGCTTCTCTTACAATATATTATATAACAAGACTAGGTGTTTGCCAGCAGCTTACTGCAAAAGAAGTGCACTAGTGTCTATATTTTTACCTGTATCTTATACATGCTGGAGGCAAAAGTGACTCATCGACTATCAATAGTAAGGATGCCATGGTTCATCCTTTTCTTGGTTtgctttgtgtcactgtgtgggTTGAAAAAATTGAACTGACTCAAAACTGcagttatttctttttattttaaacacataGCCCTATCAGCAATTTAGCACAAAAAACTGAATGGGGCTTTTGCCAGTGCTCTTCAAAGGTTAAGAAACTTGGCAACAGAAAGACTTGTGGCTTGTCGTCAAGTCTGTTATGaagcatttttcatgaaaagcaGTGTTGAATATTCTACGAAAGTGTAAATTTGgaattgcattttaattttaattttgtttttattatcttatCTTGGTGAGCAGGTGGTCCGGCCGTGTCACAGCATCACGCAGGACTGACCCCAAGAGATCAACACCCACTGAATCCTCAACACTGGACAATGAACAGAGACaggtacatgcacatgcacacacatacacacacacacacatttagagcCTAAAGGGTGCTTGtgactcatttttttccttttggctTATTCAACAGAAGCACACATTTTGGAGGAAGAACCTGCGTCAGTCTAAGCTGCTCGACCTCTCACCTGTGGCCGTCACTCAGACCCACCGGGATTTCGTCGACGGACTGCTGAGGGAATGCCGCCTAAAGGTGGGAGCACAGCCTGTGTGTTAATGTAGGCCTTTTCTTGATgtaactgatttattttttgttcatggGTAACAGTACggattttttatgcttttatagACCAAACGAATGTTGATGGAGAGGATGGGGAAGGAGAGTCTGGAACTGGGTCAGGGAGAAGCCAACATTACGGgcctgcaggaaaacacactcaTCCACGGTCTGTGTGACCTACTGGAGAGAACCTGGGGCCATTGTCTGCAGCTAAAACAGGTCAGACTCACTCACTCGCTAACAGTACTGCCAATTTAATATGCCTTGCTCGCCTAAATGACCCCAAAAACATCAGGAACTGTGTGTGCCCATTTAATTAAATCACACACGACCACACAAAAACATCCGGTTGAACAGATTGAATGGTGATgagggtgtttttttatttttttattttttattctaaacAGGGGAAGTCGGCTCTGTGGTCCCATCTGCTCCATTATCAGGCTACAGAGGGGAAGATGGAGGCACCAGCTGAGTCCCCAGGTCAGAGCACAGCCCTGCCACAGCTTCTCTTCCACAAATCATTGAGTTAACAGTTGAATAATTTCAGTTGTTAAACTCTTTGCCTGTTTAGTGTCCAACGGGTTGGACCAGAGAACTGCTGATGATGGCCATGTGCTCCTGAAAGGATCCTTGCTGCAGGATATGAGGTAATGATAGACCGCATACTTTGTCTGTAGATGTCTAGgaggtgtgatgtgtgtgtgaggaggaagacaagTTGGAAaggtgtgaaaacagaattCAGGCTGAGAATGAAACACCTCAGGCAGAAGTGAACGTTGCTCTGTGTCCTCTTTCAGatgactgacatgttttggatgAGGTTCAGATGAAGACCAAATCGGAGCCATTTAAATACTAATTGCTTTTTACTTCACGCATCCATCATTTTATCTCTTTTAGTTCTGTTCCAGTGAGGTTATGAGAGATGGCATGGCTTTGGTTTTCCAGATTAAATACCAAGCAGACCAAAAACCTTTGCGACATTGAAGATTCATTAAGTGCAATGTGAGGCCACCATGAGAAAAGACTTCAGAACTTGTGAGCCTGTTTGTTGTCCTCCCAGGTTTGTCCAGACAATGAGTGAGAGTCTGTCTGAGGTGGGACGGGCCCGAGCCTGGATCCATTTAGCCCTGGAGAAGAAAATGCTGTCTCAGCACCTCAAAGAGCTGCTCACAAACCAGGAGCTGCTCAGGTGAGAATCactcaacaaacacaaacctacAGACAGGGAGACACTTATAGAATCTATAGGATGTAATTTTCAGTGAGTCCCGTGATTGTTCTCAGTAACCTTGGCTTGTATCCCCGTGACAGGCAGCTGTATAAGCCCCATGCAT is a genomic window containing:
- the LOC115360179 gene encoding DENN domain-containing protein 5B-like isoform X1, producing MNGTAAATGAASCRFAHYFVVCGVDTETGLEPDDLAGEGFEQSPIRRSFKSKVLVHYPENTDRNPFNKDAVNMLCMPRGLAFRTQADSLEPQFHSFTIASDDGTRSYGFVHTFYEEVTSAQITTAMQTLFQMHHVEHHSSSSASSPSSSSSSSASSPSTSSMDSLVSSLDESDAESLAGVSGCLGCAGSFDPARDTLYVSKALCLLTPLPFLQAARQFLSQLHQAVTSHTAPPLPLESYIHNILYEVPLPPPGRSLRFHGVQGPIMCQRPGPDELPLGDYPLGEAFSLLGVDNMVQLLTCVLLEMQVLLYSQDYQRLMTVAEGINTLLFPFQWQHIYLPILPAPLHHLLDAPVPFLMGIQRRDGTQRSSLHLPHEANLCFVDIDNHCVEAPEDLPLFPDQTELIQELSEVLLRFGLPPQGGVMTKPVTTSPCLSSLVLEDLMEDRRNGNLGGEELAVLERLQALARRCGGRKLSDGGKTLGRVFEEEEEELRSAKMNMQLREVFAGRFAAMFGRYEEFVIHSAPDLDSWLSNREGTFSFDKGSFLSVQPVTHLHFMSRFLETAMFSSFVDGKVISRWADREPLQQLFDSRLVRERLYDTDDEDSRNCRYRKCTVLFESAQAIERRLLKADHTAIHPHLLDMRIGQGRHQQGYFPKLQADVLAQGQNTNKWSGRVTASRRTDPKRSTPTESSTLDNEQRQKHTFWRKNLRQSKLLDLSPVAVTQTHRDFVDGLLRECRLKTKRMLMERMGKESLELGQGEANITGLQENTLIHGLCDLLERTWGHCLQLKQGKSALWSHLLHYQATEGKMEAPAESPVSNGLDQRTADDGHVLLKGSLLQDMRFVQTMSESLSEVGRARAWIHLALEKKMLSQHLKELLTNQELLRQLYKPHAFLLCEEEREQFLFHLLSLNTVDYLCFTRVFTSISIPYRVVIMPMKKLSIAMATVNPWVCVSGELGDSGVRQIPKNTQEIFFQVSIQQVMFCSTRTYERCTIKLHADTFSVLVYVPFQCKNLGRLSTLQLGQENSGLLAKCLIDSVMVYNEITGHTYRFPCGRWLGKGVGDGSLERVLIGQLVSPGGEEDAGRWSGTPPELASPSQSVRTVLGSLGGRSRMMSVEVQEEMREAANNLVKHFHKPEQERGNLTVLLCGEGGLVLSLEKFLLHGMKSSRLFQRNVFVWDFVEKAVVSMETADQMGDLRGSTEPKGLPCDSLCHYVNAINASPRNIGKEGKFQLLVCLGIRDRLLSQWLPLLADCPLSARTFEEGALLRDRAAVQSLSRILHTLHEFTITLETALVKGVDL
- the LOC115360179 gene encoding DENN domain-containing protein 5B-like isoform X2; amino-acid sequence: MNGTAAATGAASCRFAHYFVVCGVDTETGLEPDDLAGEGFEQSPIRRSFKSKVLVHYPENTDRNPFNKDAVNMLCMPRGLAFRTQADSLEPQFHSFTIASDDGTRSYGFVHTFYEEVTSAQITTAMQTLFQMHHVEHHSSSSASSPSSSSSSSASSPSTSSMDSLVSSLDESDAESLAGVSGCLGCAGSFDPARDTLYVSKALCLLTPLPFLQAARQFLSQLHQAVTSHTAPPLPLESYIHNILYEVPLPPPGRSLRFHGVQGPIMCQRPGPDELPLGDYPLGEAFSLLGVDNMVQLLTCVLLEMQVLLYSQDYQRLMTVAEGINTLLFPFQWQHIYLPILPAPLHHLLDAPVPFLMGIQRRDGTQRSSLHLPHEANLCFVDIDNHCVEAPEDLPLFPDQTELIQELSEVLLRFGLPPQGGVMTKPVTTSPCLSSLVLEDLMEDRRNGNLGGEELAVLERLQALARRCGGRKLSDGGKTLGRVFEEEEEELRSAKMNMQLREVFAGRFAAMFGRYEEFVIHSAPDLDSWLSNREGTFSFDKGSFLSVQPVTHLHFMSRFLETAMFSSFVDGKVISRWADREPLQQLFDSRLVRERLYDTDDEDSRNCRYRKCTVLFESAQAIERRLLKADHTAIHPHLLDMRIGQGRHQQGYFPKLQADVLAQGQNTNKWSGRVTASRRTDPKRSTPTESSTLDNEQRQKHTFWRKNLRQSKLLDLSPVAVTQTHRDFVDGLLRECRLKTKRMLMERMGKESLELGQGEANITGLQENTLIHGLCDLLERTWGHCLQLKQGKSALWSHLLHYQATEGKMEAPAESPVSNGLDQRTADDGHVLLKGSLLQDMRFVQTMSESLSEVGRARAWIHLALEKKMLSQHLKELLTNQELLRQLYKPHAFLLCEEEREQFLFHLLSLNTVDYLCFTRVFTSISIPYRVVIMPMKKLSIAMATVNPWVCVSGELGDSGVRQIPKNTQEIFFQCKNLGRLSTLQLGQENSGLLAKCLIDSVMVYNEITGHTYRFPCGRWLGKGVGDGSLERVLIGQLVSPGGEEDAGRWSGTPPELASPSQSVRTVLGSLGGRSRMMSVEVQEEMREAANNLVKHFHKPEQERGNLTVLLCGEGGLVLSLEKFLLHGMKSSRLFQRNVFVWDFVEKAVVSMETADQMGDLRGSTEPKGLPCDSLCHYVNAINASPRNIGKEGKFQLLVCLGIRDRLLSQWLPLLADCPLSARTFEEGALLRDRAAVQSLSRILHTLHEFTITLETALVKGVDL